In Hermetia illucens chromosome 1, iHerIll2.2.curated.20191125, whole genome shotgun sequence, one genomic interval encodes:
- the LOC119648295 gene encoding uncharacterized protein LOC119648295 isoform X2, giving the protein MDVISEESSYDLNSKERWDFLIKVSMLVLALLVATILQSIPVMIIAEFQDKLKQFWMIIFAPITIYAISMVLSIIYSKVQRTVPYNIILMVVVIHPKSPRWVVTILMFITLCYMMPALILAFFISLRAVAIVTLFICFCTFSAVIYGKLAWD; this is encoded by the exons ATGGATGTCATCTCAGAGGAGAGTAGCTACGATTTAAATTCAAAAGAACGATGGGATTTCTTGATAAAAGTGTCCATGCTTGTTTTGGCATTACTGGTGGCGACGATTCTTCAATCAATTCCAGTCATGATTAT TGCCGAATTCCAAGATAAATTGAAACAATTCTGGATGATTATATTCGCTCCTATCACCATTTACGCTATCAGCATGGTCTTGAGTATAATCTACTCTAAAGTGCAGCGGACCGTACCTTATAATATAATCTTGATGGTGGTAGTA ATACATCCAAAAAGTCCGCGGTGGGTGGTAACGATCTTGATGTTCATCACATTATGCTATATGATGCCTGCATTGATTCTAGCATTTTTCATTTCGCTACGGGCAGTCGCAATTGTTACTTTGTTCATTTGCTTTTGCACATTTTCAGCGGTAATTTATGGTAAACTTGCATGGGATTAA
- the LOC119648295 gene encoding uncharacterized protein LOC119648295 isoform X1 has product MDVISEESSYDLNSKERWDFLIKVSMLVLALLVATILQSIPVMIIAEFQDKLKQFWMIIFAPITIYAISMVLSIIYSKVQRTVPYNIILMVVVVEALTMIIMFFTAAFGDIAFIVGFCCSPFTCVLLGVLSYYFKIHPKSPRWVVTILMFITLCYMMPALILAFFISLRAVAIVTLFICFCTFSAVIYGKLAWD; this is encoded by the exons ATGGATGTCATCTCAGAGGAGAGTAGCTACGATTTAAATTCAAAAGAACGATGGGATTTCTTGATAAAAGTGTCCATGCTTGTTTTGGCATTACTGGTGGCGACGATTCTTCAATCAATTCCAGTCATGATTAT TGCCGAATTCCAAGATAAATTGAAACAATTCTGGATGATTATATTCGCTCCTATCACCATTTACGCTATCAGCATGGTCTTGAGTATAATCTACTCTAAAGTGCAGCGGACCGTACCTTATAATATAATCTTGATGGTGGTAGTA GTGGAGGCGTTGACAATGATCATAATGTTTTTCACGGCCGCTTTTGGAGACATAGCATTCATCGTAGGGTTTTGCTGTAGTCCCTTTACCTGCGTGCTTCTGGGAGTCTTATCGTATTATTTCAAG ATACATCCAAAAAGTCCGCGGTGGGTGGTAACGATCTTGATGTTCATCACATTATGCTATATGATGCCTGCATTGATTCTAGCATTTTTCATTTCGCTACGGGCAGTCGCAATTGTTACTTTGTTCATTTGCTTTTGCACATTTTCAGCGGTAATTTATGGTAAACTTGCATGGGATTAA